The Tistrella mobilis genome window below encodes:
- a CDS encoding TetR/AcrR family transcriptional regulator — protein sequence MPPAPPATSPRKRPVQARSRATVEAILDGAAHILVRDGFDRATTTRIAEAAGVGVGSLYQYFPSKEAVIAALIDRHATALQAVFDELAPRLAGTLPAEGVAMIVEAATDAHRLHPTLHRVLNEQVPRIGDLARIRDVSAAITTHIATWIATLPLAHGRDPAVLAVLVERSIEAVIHGALADGHDHLPAALHDELVAMLTRHLAPDMPKPDQRISKAS from the coding sequence ATGCCGCCTGCGCCCCCCGCTACCAGCCCGCGGAAACGGCCGGTTCAGGCCCGATCGCGCGCCACGGTCGAGGCGATCCTGGACGGCGCCGCTCACATTCTGGTGCGCGACGGCTTCGACCGCGCCACCACCACCCGGATCGCCGAGGCAGCGGGCGTGGGCGTCGGCTCGCTTTACCAGTACTTCCCGTCGAAGGAGGCCGTGATCGCGGCGCTGATCGACCGCCACGCCACGGCCCTGCAGGCGGTGTTCGACGAGCTGGCACCGCGGCTGGCCGGCACACTGCCGGCCGAAGGGGTGGCGATGATCGTCGAGGCCGCAACCGATGCCCATCGCCTGCACCCGACGCTGCACCGGGTGCTGAACGAGCAGGTCCCACGGATCGGCGACCTGGCCCGGATCAGGGATGTCTCAGCCGCGATCACCACCCACATTGCCACCTGGATCGCCACCCTGCCCCTTGCCCACGGCCGTGATCCCGCCGTGCTCGCGGTACTGGTGGAACGAAGCATCGAGGCCGTGATCCACGGTGCCCTTGCCGACGGGCACGACCACCTGCCCGCGGCTCTGCACGACGAACTGGTGGCCATGCTCACCCGGCATCTGGCACCGGATATGCCCAAACCGGATCAGCGCATCTCGAAGGCTTCCTGA
- a CDS encoding ferric reductase-like transmembrane domain-containing protein, whose protein sequence is MSAPKRLLIAFLVVLPGLWLATGQIFQVPAEIFAIRPAIMQGTGILAIGAMSLALVLAMRPVRLEGLLGGLDKGYRLHKWLGITALISAVIHWLWAQAPKWAVGWGLLDRPARNRIPVEPGTLEATLRSWRGFAESVGEWAFYAAAALILLALIRRFPYCRVFQVHRLLALAYLVLVFHAAVLFTFDQWTQPVGIVVAVLLAAGTVSAVLALFGRIGLSRRVAGRVSRLVHDPAARVLEVDLALSGNWPGHRAGQFAFVTFDAAEGPHPFTISSAWRGDGRLRFHVKALGDHTRTLPGRLKQGDEVTVEGPYGRFDFVDRHPAQLWVAGGIGITPFLARLEALAAAPEPRPVDLIYCAAVPAPDFVARLQALAMAAGVRLHVLASGRDGRLDATRLARLVPDWREASIWFCGPAGFGRSLRRGLERLGLARGRFHQEAFEMR, encoded by the coding sequence ATGTCCGCGCCGAAACGGTTGCTGATCGCCTTTCTTGTCGTTCTGCCCGGCCTCTGGCTCGCCACCGGGCAGATCTTTCAGGTACCCGCGGAGATTTTCGCCATCCGCCCGGCGATAATGCAAGGCACCGGCATCCTGGCGATCGGTGCGATGAGTCTGGCTCTGGTGCTGGCGATGCGGCCGGTGCGCCTTGAAGGCCTGCTCGGCGGGCTCGACAAGGGCTACCGGCTGCACAAATGGCTGGGCATCACGGCGCTGATCTCGGCCGTCATCCATTGGCTGTGGGCCCAGGCGCCGAAATGGGCGGTGGGCTGGGGGCTGCTCGACCGGCCGGCGCGCAACCGGATACCGGTCGAGCCGGGGACGTTGGAGGCAACCCTGCGCAGCTGGCGTGGCTTTGCGGAAAGCGTCGGCGAATGGGCGTTCTATGCGGCGGCGGCCTTGATCCTGCTGGCACTGATCCGGCGCTTCCCTTATTGCCGGGTCTTTCAGGTCCACCGCCTGCTGGCCCTGGCTTATCTGGTGCTGGTCTTCCACGCCGCGGTGCTGTTCACCTTCGATCAATGGACCCAGCCGGTCGGCATCGTGGTGGCGGTGCTGCTGGCGGCCGGCACGGTCTCGGCGGTGCTGGCCCTGTTCGGCCGGATCGGGCTCAGCCGGCGCGTCGCGGGCCGCGTCTCCCGCCTGGTGCATGATCCGGCCGCCCGGGTGCTGGAGGTCGATCTGGCACTTTCGGGCAACTGGCCGGGGCATCGGGCGGGGCAGTTCGCCTTCGTCACTTTCGATGCCGCCGAAGGGCCGCACCCTTTCACCATCTCTTCTGCCTGGCGCGGTGATGGCCGGCTCCGTTTTCACGTCAAGGCGCTGGGGGATCATACCCGGACCCTGCCTGGCCGGTTGAAGCAGGGCGATGAAGTGACTGTCGAAGGGCCATATGGCCGCTTCGATTTCGTCGACCGTCATCCGGCCCAGCTGTGGGTCGCCGGCGGCATCGGCATCACCCCCTTCCTCGCCCGGCTGGAGGCATTGGCAGCGGCACCAGAGCCGCGGCCGGTCGATCTGATCTATTGCGCGGCGGTGCCGGCACCGGATTTCGTCGCCCGGCTCCAGGCGCTGGCGATGGCGGCCGGGGTGCGGCTGCATGTACTGGCGAGCGGCCGCGACGGCCGGCTGGATGCTACCCGCCTGGCGCGGCTGGTGCCGGACTGGCGCGAGGCTTCGATCTGGTTCTGCGGCCCGGCCGGATTTGGTCGCAGCCTGCGCCGCGGGCTCGAACGGCTTGGCCTTGCCCGTGGCCGCTTCCATCAGGAAGCCTTCGAGATGCGCTGA
- a CDS encoding RNA polymerase sigma factor — MTGPDVAHRAVEAAARQSRARLVAFLAARFRDLAAAEDAVADAFRIALDLWPRQGVPREPEAWLATVARRRITHALRHGAVRRAAEPALTLLAGEAEEAAMAARPLPDDRLALLFVCAHPAIASEMRAPLMLQAVLGLDAARIGSAFLVAPATMGQRLVRAKARIRSAGIGFELPEPQDLPERLSHVLDAVYAAFGTGWEMVAGGDTRGADLTGEALWLGRLLVELMPSAAEARGLLALMAHCEARRPARRDDAGRYVPIDLQDTTLWRADLIAEAEAQLAAAAALGRPGRYQLEAAIQSAHNARADPAGRPQPGPDIRLALYKALMAIAPSAGAAVGHAAALAGTAGPVRGLHALDAVAGLEEYQPAWALRAHLLAATGDMASARAAYARAIGLAEDPAVRAWLAAAAAGLNDGA; from the coding sequence GTGACCGGCCCCGACGTGGCACACAGGGCGGTCGAGGCGGCGGCACGGCAGTCCCGTGCCCGCCTCGTCGCCTTCCTGGCCGCGCGGTTCCGCGACCTCGCCGCGGCAGAGGATGCCGTGGCCGATGCTTTCCGGATCGCGCTGGACCTCTGGCCCCGGCAGGGTGTGCCGCGGGAGCCGGAGGCCTGGCTCGCCACGGTCGCCCGCCGCCGGATCACCCATGCCCTGCGCCACGGGGCCGTGCGCCGGGCGGCCGAACCGGCCCTGACCCTGCTGGCGGGGGAGGCGGAGGAGGCGGCGATGGCGGCGCGCCCCCTGCCCGACGACCGCCTGGCCCTGCTGTTCGTCTGCGCCCATCCCGCGATCGCCTCCGAGATGCGCGCGCCGTTGATGCTGCAGGCGGTGCTGGGGCTGGATGCCGCCCGGATCGGATCGGCCTTTCTGGTGGCACCGGCCACCATGGGGCAGCGGCTGGTCAGGGCCAAGGCGCGGATCCGGAGCGCCGGCATCGGCTTTGAGCTGCCCGAGCCGCAGGATCTGCCGGAACGGCTGAGCCATGTGCTGGATGCCGTCTACGCCGCCTTCGGTACCGGCTGGGAGATGGTGGCCGGCGGCGATACCCGCGGGGCCGACCTGACCGGCGAGGCCCTGTGGCTGGGCCGGCTGCTGGTGGAGCTGATGCCGTCCGCGGCCGAGGCGCGCGGTCTTCTGGCCCTGATGGCCCATTGCGAGGCACGCCGCCCGGCAAGGCGCGACGACGCCGGCCGTTATGTCCCGATCGATCTTCAGGACACCACGCTCTGGCGGGCGGATCTGATCGCCGAGGCCGAAGCCCAGCTGGCCGCAGCCGCAGCCCTGGGGCGCCCCGGCCGCTATCAGCTGGAGGCGGCGATCCAGTCCGCCCATAACGCACGCGCCGACCCCGCCGGCCGGCCGCAACCCGGCCCCGACATCCGCCTGGCCCTCTATAAGGCCCTGATGGCAATCGCCCCGTCCGCCGGCGCCGCCGTGGGCCACGCCGCGGCGCTTGCCGGAACGGCCGGCCCGGTCCGCGGCCTCCATGCCCTCGATGCCGTCGCAGGACTTGAGGAGTATCAGCCGGCCTGGGCGCTTCGGGCCCATCTGCTGGCGGCAACGGGCGATATGGCATCCGCCCGCGCCGCCTATGCCCGCGCCATCGGTCTTGCCGAGGATCCGGCCGTGCGCGCCTGGCTCGCGGCCGCAGCCGCCGGCCTCAATGACGGGGCGTGA
- a CDS encoding HutD family protein — protein MAPMRLLPAAGHRRMPWKNGGGETVEIAISPAGAGLDGFDWRLSMAMVATDGPFSIFPGIDRSLAVLQGAGMELSVAGVGHCRLDPAAEPFAFPADRPTTARLIDGPITDLNLMTRRAGFAHEMERMRVAGPADLAVVSEIVLLLCMEGQVGVQIRGETVDLAPLDALLIDRRGLAEAGGVDGDGLLMVCRICERTSA, from the coding sequence ATGGCCCCGATGCGTCTGCTGCCCGCGGCCGGACATCGGCGCATGCCCTGGAAGAATGGCGGCGGCGAGACCGTGGAAATCGCGATCTCGCCCGCCGGTGCCGGGCTTGACGGTTTCGACTGGCGATTGAGCATGGCGATGGTTGCCACTGACGGTCCGTTCTCGATCTTTCCCGGCATCGACCGGTCGCTCGCGGTGCTCCAGGGGGCGGGGATGGAGCTGTCGGTTGCAGGTGTGGGCCATTGCCGCCTCGATCCCGCAGCCGAACCCTTCGCCTTCCCCGCCGACCGACCCACCACCGCCCGGCTGATCGACGGGCCGATCACGGACCTCAACCTGATGACCCGGCGGGCGGGTTTCGCCCACGAGATGGAGCGGATGCGGGTGGCCGGCCCGGCAGATCTGGCGGTGGTGTCCGAAATCGTGCTGCTGCTCTGTATGGAGGGTCAGGTGGGCGTGCAGATCCGGGGCGAGACGGTCGATCTTGCGCCGCTCGATGCCCTGCTGATCGACCGCCGCGGTCTGGCCGAGGCCGGAGGCGTCGATGGTGACGGCCTGCTGATGGTCTGCCGGATCTGCGAACGCACATCGGCCTGA
- the hutU gene encoding urocanate hydratase: MSNPRHNIREIRAPRGPEISARSWLTEAPLRMLMNNLDPDVAENPNELVVYGGIGRAARTWEDFDRIAATLRTLSDDETLLVQSGKPVGVFRTHKDAPRVLIANSNLVPHWATWDHFNELDRKGLAMYGQMTAGSWIYIGTQGIVQGTYETFVEAGRQHYDGNLKGRWILTGGLGGMGGAQPLAAVMAGACCLAVECNPDSIDFRLRTRYLDAKTESLDEALEMIRVWTEAGEAKSVGLLGNAAEVLPELVRRGVRPDIVTDQTSAHDPINGYLPIGWNIAEWRAKRESDPKAVEAAARASMKVHVQAMLDFWNQGVPTLDYGNNIRQVAKDEGLENAFAFPGFVPAYIRPLFCRGVGPFRWAALSGDPEDIYKTDAKVKELLPDNAHLHRWLDMARERISFQGLPARICWVGLGDRHRLGLAFNEMVAKGELKAPVVIGRDHLDSGSVASPNRETEAMKDGSDAVSDWPLLNALLNCASGATWVSLHHGGGVGMGFSQHSGMVVVCDGTEDAARRVERVLWNDPATGVMRHADAGYDIALDCAREQGLRLPAILGN; encoded by the coding sequence ATGAGCAATCCGCGTCACAACATCCGCGAGATCAGGGCGCCGCGCGGACCCGAGATCAGCGCCCGGAGCTGGCTGACCGAAGCCCCGCTCCGCATGCTGATGAACAACCTCGATCCGGACGTCGCCGAGAACCCCAACGAGCTGGTGGTCTATGGCGGCATCGGCCGTGCCGCCCGCACCTGGGAGGATTTCGACCGGATCGCGGCGACGCTTCGCACGCTTTCGGATGACGAAACCCTGCTCGTCCAGTCGGGCAAACCGGTCGGCGTGTTCCGCACCCACAAGGACGCGCCCCGGGTGCTGATCGCCAATTCCAACCTGGTGCCGCATTGGGCGACCTGGGACCATTTCAACGAGCTGGACCGCAAGGGCCTGGCCATGTACGGCCAGATGACCGCGGGATCCTGGATCTATATCGGCACCCAGGGCATCGTTCAGGGCACCTACGAGACCTTTGTCGAGGCCGGCCGCCAGCATTATGACGGCAATCTGAAGGGCCGCTGGATCCTGACCGGCGGGCTCGGCGGCATGGGCGGCGCCCAGCCGCTGGCGGCGGTGATGGCCGGTGCCTGCTGCCTGGCGGTGGAGTGCAACCCGGACTCGATCGATTTCCGCCTCCGCACCCGCTATCTGGATGCAAAGACGGAATCGCTGGACGAGGCGCTGGAGATGATCCGGGTCTGGACCGAGGCTGGTGAGGCGAAGTCGGTCGGCCTGCTCGGCAATGCGGCCGAGGTGCTGCCCGAACTGGTCCGCCGCGGCGTGCGTCCCGACATCGTCACCGATCAGACCTCGGCCCATGATCCGATCAACGGCTATCTGCCGATCGGCTGGAACATCGCCGAATGGCGGGCGAAGCGCGAGAGCGATCCGAAGGCGGTGGAAGCGGCGGCGCGGGCCTCGATGAAGGTCCATGTCCAGGCGATGCTCGACTTCTGGAACCAGGGCGTGCCGACCCTCGATTACGGCAACAACATCCGTCAGGTTGCGAAGGATGAGGGGCTGGAGAACGCCTTCGCCTTCCCGGGCTTCGTGCCGGCCTATATCCGGCCGCTGTTCTGCCGCGGCGTCGGTCCGTTCCGCTGGGCCGCTCTTTCCGGTGATCCGGAAGACATCTACAAGACCGACGCGAAGGTGAAGGAGCTGCTGCCCGACAATGCCCATCTCCACCGCTGGCTCGACATGGCGCGGGAGCGGATCTCCTTCCAGGGGCTGCCGGCGCGGATCTGCTGGGTCGGCCTGGGCGATCGTCACCGCCTGGGTCTCGCCTTCAACGAAATGGTTGCGAAGGGCGAGCTGAAGGCGCCGGTGGTGATCGGCCGTGATCATCTGGATTCGGGCTCGGTCGCCAGCCCCAACCGCGAGACCGAGGCGATGAAGGACGGGTCCGATGCCGTGTCGGACTGGCCGCTGCTCAACGCCCTGCTCAACTGCGCGAGCGGCGCCACCTGGGTCAGCCTGCATCACGGCGGTGGCGTGGGTATGGGCTTTTCGCAGCATTCGGGTATGGTCGTGGTCTGTGACGGTACCGAAGATGCCGCGCGCCGGGTGGAGCGGGTGCTCTGGAACGATCCTGCGACCGGTGTGATGCGTCATGCCGATGCCGGCTATGACATCGCGCTCGATTGCGCCCGCGAGCAGGGGCTGCGCCTGCCTGCGATCCTGGGGAACTGA
- a CDS encoding cupin domain-containing protein, producing MKPAVFSIAQELATLVPGGDFRLLDHHLADGPVMAGVIRIDADSVKGFWERHDGGDEILVILAGRATFTIRSADGDMRLEVGPGDALCVPRSMAHNAVLHTPALDILFFTPRDGSAAWTDDPSITPRH from the coding sequence ATGAAGCCGGCCGTGTTCTCGATCGCCCAGGAACTCGCGACACTGGTGCCGGGCGGCGATTTCCGCCTGCTCGACCACCATCTGGCCGACGGGCCGGTGATGGCGGGGGTGATCCGCATCGACGCCGACAGTGTGAAAGGCTTCTGGGAGCGCCATGACGGCGGTGACGAAATCCTGGTGATCCTGGCCGGTCGCGCCACCTTCACCATCCGCTCGGCCGATGGTGACATGCGGCTGGAGGTCGGGCCGGGCGATGCCCTCTGTGTGCCAAGGAGCATGGCGCACAATGCGGTGCTGCACACGCCTGCCCTCGACATCCTGTTCTTCACGCCCCGGGACGGCAGCGCCGCCTGGACCGACGATCCGTCGATCACGCCCCGTCATTGA
- a CDS encoding YciI family protein: MQYMMVIYETAEALAKQQDPAEADAYWGGWGAYVQAIQAAGIVQDGHGLLPPETATTVRITDGRRQVQDGPFADTKEKLAGYFVIDVPDLDTALDWAARCPAAAQGAVELRPVMPPMQEPGGGA, encoded by the coding sequence ATGCAGTATATGATGGTGATCTACGAGACCGCGGAGGCCCTGGCGAAGCAGCAGGATCCGGCCGAGGCCGACGCCTATTGGGGGGGCTGGGGTGCCTATGTCCAGGCGATCCAGGCTGCCGGCATCGTCCAGGACGGCCACGGATTGCTGCCGCCCGAAACGGCGACCACGGTGCGGATCACGGACGGGCGCCGCCAGGTTCAGGATGGCCCCTTCGCCGACACCAAGGAAAAGCTCGCCGGCTATTTCGTGATCGACGTGCCGGATCTGGACACGGCACTCGACTGGGCGGCGCGTTGCCCGGCGGCCGCACAGGGGGCCGTAGAGCTGCGGCCGGTGATGCCGCCGATGCAGGAACCCGGAGGCGGGGCGTGA
- a CDS encoding DNA alkylation repair protein: MTDTAQPALKDIFDRARIEAIAGHLADLSLAFDRARFLEAALRDLDGLALMARLGQVSEAIHLALDLPVDRALDVLRGLAPRMGSGFATLILPDWVARFAADDTDRALDALAFFTRFGSSEFGIRPFIRREPAHVLAVMTGWTADASDHVRRLASEGARPRLPWSFRLEAVMADPALTWPILDRLKTDPAIYVRRSVANHLNDISKDHPDWLLDRLAGWDRDHPHIAWIIRHGLRSRIKAGDPRALTLVGADRPADVRIAAAAVTPARIRPGDRITLAVDLVSTALTSQRLVIDYAIGYVRPTGISRKVFKLRTVDLAPGERLQFSRSQVIRDFSTRRHHPGHHAVELLVNGAVLATTGFDLVG; encoded by the coding sequence ATGACCGATACCGCCCAGCCTGCACTCAAAGACATCTTCGACCGTGCCCGGATCGAAGCGATCGCCGGTCATCTGGCCGATCTTTCGCTGGCCTTCGATCGCGCGCGCTTTCTGGAAGCGGCCCTCCGCGACCTCGACGGTCTGGCCCTCATGGCCCGGCTCGGTCAGGTCAGCGAGGCGATCCACCTGGCCCTCGATCTGCCGGTGGACCGGGCACTGGATGTGCTGCGCGGGCTGGCACCGCGGATGGGATCGGGCTTCGCCACTCTGATCCTGCCCGATTGGGTGGCGCGGTTTGCCGCCGACGACACGGATCGGGCGCTGGATGCGCTTGCTTTCTTCACCCGGTTCGGTTCGTCGGAATTCGGCATTCGCCCCTTCATCCGCCGGGAGCCCGCCCATGTGCTGGCGGTGATGACCGGCTGGACCGCGGATGCGTCCGACCATGTCCGCCGCCTGGCGAGCGAGGGCGCGCGGCCCCGCCTGCCCTGGTCTTTCCGGCTGGAGGCGGTGATGGCCGATCCGGCCCTGACCTGGCCGATCCTCGACCGGCTGAAGACCGACCCTGCGATCTATGTCCGCCGCTCGGTCGCCAACCACCTGAACGACATCTCGAAGGATCATCCCGACTGGCTGCTGGATCGGCTTGCCGGCTGGGATCGCGATCATCCGCATATCGCCTGGATCATCCGCCACGGCCTGCGCAGCCGGATCAAGGCCGGTGATCCGCGGGCGCTGACGCTCGTGGGCGCCGACCGGCCCGCGGACGTGCGGATCGCGGCGGCGGCGGTCACGCCGGCACGGATCCGCCCGGGTGATCGCATCACCCTGGCCGTGGATCTGGTCTCGACCGCGCTGACCTCGCAGCGGCTGGTGATCGACTATGCCATCGGCTATGTCCGTCCGACCGGTATTTCGCGCAAGGTCTTCAAGCTCCGCACGGTGGATCTCGCCCCCGGCGAACGGCTTCAGTTCTCCCGCTCCCAGGTGATCCGCGACTTCTCCACCCGCCGCCATCATCCCGGCCATCATGCGGTGGAGCTGCTGGTCAATGGTGCGGTGCTGGCCACCACCGGCTTCGATCTCGTGGGCTAG